GAACCCCTGCAAGCGCAACAATATCTTGCGGAAAAAAAGTCCAATATCCAAGCAAGAAGAGGACCGCACTAACAAAAACAGAGGGAATCCAAGCTTTCGTGCGAACGGCAACAAGATCTCCGATAAATAATATAGCAACAACAAGTACTAAAGCTAACATTTGCGACATAACAATCCCTCTTTTCTAAAAATATCAAATAGACATAAATTTATAATGTCGATTGTGAAATAATAACACAACTCTTTCTATTCTGCAAATAGTTTTTTAATATAATGAATAAGCGTTTTTTAACCATTCGATTAATTCCGATAACCTAGAAAGAATCTGAAACCGCTGTCAAATTGTTCTTCTACCGAAAACACCATCACTTAAATAATGGAATTGAAACCTTAAAAAATTGCAGACGTCAATTTGTTAGGAATGTTTTCTCAGGAACATGGCGAAACTGGGGAATAGGAGTAAATAAGGAAAAGGATACAAAGTTTTTCATCACTTTAAAACAACAATAAAGAGGTTCATGCTATACTTACAACAGAAGCTGAATATCAATTACTATTTCGTTCATATCTCGTCCATATTTACGCAATATAATTGATTCACACATATGGTATTGGAGGAAAAATAATGGTTAAGAAATGGTTGAATACGAAAGTAAAGGTCGGATTGGCGGCCCTAAGTTTAGTCGTAATCACTGGTTGTTCAAATGGGGAGTCTGTTGCCACTGTTGATGGTGAAAAAATTACAAAAGATGAACTGTATGAAATTCTTGTACAATCTAATGGACAACAAGCACTTGATGCTTTAATCGATGAAAAAATTGTAAATCTTGAAGTGAAGAAAGAAGACATCAAAGTTTCGGATGAAGAAATTGATGAGGAAATTACGAAATTCATTGAAAATGCAGGTGGCGAAGAAGCATTTAATAACGCATTAGAACAAAGTGGTATGACAGAAAAAGATTTTAAAGATGATGTCATTCAATACTTATCCATTCGTAAATTAATGGAACCACGTGTTGAAGTAACGGACGAAGAAATTGAAACGTACTTTGAAGAAAATAAAGAGGCCTTTAATGTTGAAGAACAAGTTGAGGCAAGACATATTTTAGTGGAAGACGAAAAAACGGCAAATGAAATCGTACAAAAGCTAGAAGACGGTGAAGATTTTGCTGAATTAGCGAAAGAGTATTCAACAGATGAAGGTTCAGGCGCACTGGGCGGAGACTTAGGTTTCTTTACACGCGGTAGAATGGTACCTGAGTTCGAAGAAAAAGCCTTTTCTTTGAAAGTCGGCGAAATTAGCGAACCTGTAAAAAGTGAATATGGTTACCATATCATTGAAGTATTAGATAAAAAAGAAGCAAAAGATGCCGTTTTTGAAGACCATGTTGTTGAGATTCGCGAAAAGCTATTTGAAGACAAAATGCAAACTGAATACGTCACTTGGTTAGAAGAAGCAAGAGAAAAATACGACATCAAAAACAATCTAGACAAATAAGTTAGCAAAAAACCGACACATCCAGGTGTCGGTTTTTTTGATTCAAATGTATACATTTACTCTAAATTTTTCAATGCGTTTGCGACGCTAACTGTTCGTTTCGCTTGGTGA
This window of the Sporosarcina pasteurii genome carries:
- a CDS encoding peptidylprolyl isomerase, coding for MVKKWLNTKVKVGLAALSLVVITGCSNGESVATVDGEKITKDELYEILVQSNGQQALDALIDEKIVNLEVKKEDIKVSDEEIDEEITKFIENAGGEEAFNNALEQSGMTEKDFKDDVIQYLSIRKLMEPRVEVTDEEIETYFEENKEAFNVEEQVEARHILVEDEKTANEIVQKLEDGEDFAELAKEYSTDEGSGALGGDLGFFTRGRMVPEFEEKAFSLKVGEISEPVKSEYGYHIIEVLDKKEAKDAVFEDHVVEIREKLFEDKMQTEYVTWLEEAREKYDIKNNLDK